From the Anaeromyxobacter dehalogenans 2CP-1 genome, the window GAGACGACGAACCGGATCCTGGGCGAGCTGCGCCGCGCCTACCAGCTGGCGGAGGAGCAGCGCGCGCCGGAGGCGCTCGAGATCTACCGCGGCCTGATCGCCGAGGCGCGCCAGGCGGGCCTCGACTCGGCGCACCTGCACTGGGCCTGCGCGGTGGCGGCCGACTACACGGGGGAGCTGGAGATGGCGTTCGAGCAGATCACCACCGCGATCGCGAAGGACCCGCTGGCGCCGCCGTTCCGCCACTCCTTCGACCTCATCAGCCGCCACCTCCGCGCGGCGCTCGCCGACCCGGAGCGCGACGCGGACGATCCGTCCACGCCGCGCCTCTACGCGCTGCTGCAGCGCTCGGACGAGGCGGACGTGGGGGCGCACCTCGCCATGGCGCGCTTCCACCTGGCGAAGGGCCACGCGGCGGAGGCGCGGGCGATGCTCGACGCGGTGACCTTGCTCCACCCCGCGGCGCGCGAGGCGTGGGAGCTGCTGGGCCGCGTGGCCCGCGAGGCGGGCGACGCCGCGACCGCGGAGCGGGCGCGCCTCGAGGCGTCCGCGCTCGGCGACGGCGAGCTGCCGTTCGCGATCCCGGGGCCGGCGTCGGCGTGAGCGGGCACCCGACCTCGCCTCCGCTGTCCGTGCTTCCCCCTCCTCGGGGTCGGCCCGCGCGCCGGCTGCGACATTCCGTGCTGGTACGCTCGGAGCACCCCGAGTGGCCGTCGTTTCGACGCAGAGTGATCCTGCTAGCGTCGCCGCGATCCACGGGCAGCAAAGGGGGAGACCATGGCGACGAGGAAGAAGGCGCGGGCCACGCGGAGGGCGTCGCGCAGGGCGAAGGTCCCGACCCGCGGGTTGCACCCGGTGTTCGGCCCCATCCCCGACCCGGGCCCGGAGGCGCTGGCCGGCAGCATCGCGGGCCTGCGCGGGCCCTGGGCCGGAGGCTGGCACTTCGGACCGGTGGCGGACCCGGGCCCGGGCTTCGGGAGCTGGCGCGACTCGCTGTTCGGCCGCATCGATCGCGGCGCGCTCGACGCCGCCGCGCTGAAGCAGATGGCCGACCTGCGGGTGCGCCGGATCCGCGCCGCGGCGAAGGCGATGCAGGAGCAGCTCGAGCTCACCGAGGAGGAGTTCAAGCTCCTGGCGCGCTTCCCGGACAAGCTGCAGATCGATCCGGCCCGGCTCCCGCCGCACCTCGATCCCGGCGACCCGCCGCCCGAGCTGCGCCCCATCGACTTCCTCCGGTTCGTCCGTGACCACCGCGTCGCGGCGCTGAAGCAGACCATCGAGTACCTGAACGCCTCGGCGGTCGCGATCGAGGCGGCGCGGTAGCTCGACGAGGCGGGGCAGCGGCGGGCGAGCCGCTCCTGCCCCGCCGCGCGGAGGCGGCGATGGCGGGCTGCGACGTCGTCCTGGTCGGCTACGAGGACGAGGAGAACCTCGGCCTGCGGTACCTCGCCGCCTACCTCGCGCAGGCGGGCGTGACGGTGGACCTCGCGCCCTACCGCGCGGGCGTCCGCCGGGAGCTGCTCGCCTACCTGCGCGCGCGCCGTCCCCGGCTGGTGGGGTTCTCGCTCATCTTCCAGGGGATGCTCCCGGACTTCGCCGACCTCGTCGCGTACCTTCGCGCGAACGGCGTCGCCGCCCACTTCACCATGGGCGGCCACTTCCCCAGCCTCGCCTGGGAGCGCACGCTGGCGCTGGTCCCGGGGCTGGACACGGTGGTCCGCCACGAGGGCGAGCTCACGCTGCTCGAGCTGGTGCGCGCGCTCGACCAGCCGGCGCGCTGGCGCGCGATCCCCGGCCTCGCGTTCCGCGACCACGGCGTCCCCGCCGCGACGCCGGCGCGGCCGCTCGTCCCGACGCTCGACGCGCTGCCGTTCCCCGTGCGCCGGCGCGAGACGCTCGCCGCCCGCGGCGTGGGCATCGCCTCGCTGGTGGCGAGCCGCGGCTGCTACTACGACTGCTCGTTCTGCTCGGTCCAGACGTTCTACGGCGAGCCGCCGGGTCCGCGCCGGCGCACCCGCTCGCCGGGCAACGTGGCGGACGAGATGCAGGCGCTGCACGACGGCAAGGGCGTGCGGGTCTTCATCTTCAAGGACGACGACCTCGCCACCCGCGGCCCGCGGGCGCGCGGGTGGATCGAGGCGTTCGCGCGCGAGCTGGAGGTGCGACGGCTCGGCCGGCGCATCGCCTGGCGCATCTCCTGCCGCGTGGACGACCTCGACGCGGACCTGCTCCGCCGGCTCCGGGGGGTCGGGCTGACGTGGGTGTACCTCGGCATCGAGTCGGGCTCGGAGCAGGGCCTGCGCACGTGCAACAAGCGCTTCACGGTGGACGCCGTCCGGCGCGGGGTCGCGCTGCTGCGCCGCCTCCGGCTGGCGTTCGACTACGGCTTCATGCTGCTCGACCCGGACTCCACCTTCGCGTCGGTGCGGGAGAGCGTGGGCTTCCTCGAGGACCTGGGCCGCCGCGGCGACGCCTCGGTCCACTTCACCAAGATGTTCCCGTACGTCGGGACCGCGATCGCGGCGCGGCTCGCGGCGGAGGGCCGGCTCGCGGGCACCGACGCGGCGCCGGACTACGCGTTCCGGGACCCGCGGCTGGACCTGCTCCAGGGGTTCCTGTCGGAGGCGTTCCACGAGCGCAACTTCGGGCCGACCGGCCTGGTGAGCGCGAGCCGCATGGCCGCGTTCGACCTCGAGCTCGCGACCCGTTTCGGCGGCGGCGCGAGCGACGGCACCCGCGCCTACCGCGCCTCGATCCGCGCGCTCACGGCGGAGGGGAACGCGATCGCGATCTCGGCGGTGCGGCGCGCGCTCGACGTGCTCGAGGCCCGCTCGGTGGACGGGTGCGTCGCCGCCTGGCCGGCGCTGCTCGAGCTGGCCCGCCGCGCCCGCGAGGCGGACCTCGACCTCGCAGGCCGGCTGCGCGAGGTCATGGCCGACAACGGCCACGACGCGCCGCGGCCCCGCGCGCTCCTCAGCGCGAAGCGCCCGGCCCGGCGGCGCCCGGCGGCGAGGCGGGTCCGGCCGCCCGAGGGCCGTGCATCAGCTCGAGCACGGCGCGGTACAGGCGCTGGCGCGCGTCGTGGCGCTGGCTGGCGCGGGTGATGTACCGGACCACGACCTCCATGCCGTTCGCGGCAGGCACCACCTGGATGCCGGGCACGGCCGAGAAGCTCTGCACGGCGTAGCGCGAGGTGGTCTTCCGCCACTCGCTCTCCGCCGCCTTGGCGTTCGCCTCGGTCTCCTTCTCGACCAGGTGCTGCACGCCGTCGATGACGGGGTACGGGTCGCGGCCGAGCGGGACCAGCAGCCGCAGCTCGTCCCACATCCACTGGCCGGAGGTGGAGAAGTTGAAGTAGTGGCCCTCGATGGCGAACGAGTTCACGAACGACACGCGGCGGCCGGTGGGGTGGCCGGCGTCGTTCCAGCTCCCGGTCTCGAGCAGCACGGTGTGGAAGAGCCCGATCTCCACCACCTCGCCGCCCACGCCCTTGATCTCCACCCAGTCGCCCACGCGGATGCCGTTTCGGCCCATGAGGATGAACCAGCCGAAGAAGGCGACGATGAAGTCCTTCAGCGCGACGGTGAGGCCGGCGCCGGCGAGGCCGAGGACGGTGGTGGCCTGCCCGGGCGCGCCGAACACCACGAAGAGCGCCACGAGCACGGTGACCACGTTCACGCCCAGGCGCGCCACGGTGCGCACGGTCTCGACCCGCAGCCGCTCCTTCGCGCGCTTGCGGAAGAAGCGGTCCACCGCCTCGCCGAGCCCGAACCCGGCCGCCACCACCGCGAGCAGGCCCAGCAGGCCCCACAGCAGCCGGTGCAGCGCGGCGCGGACGTGGCCGTGCACCACCTCGCGCCACTGGCCGTAGGTGTCGGAGAGCTCGTTCAGGTCCTGCAGGCGTCGGCCGATGGTGGCGAGGCGGCGCTGGTCGTCGCTGAAGCGCTGGAGCGCCTTCACCGCCTCGGCCTTCGCGGCGCGATCCGCTGCGGCCGCCTCGCCGGCGGCCACCCGCGCGGCGGACGCCTTCGCGGCCTCGCGCTCCTCGGCCTCGCGCTTCTTCCGCGCCACGAGGTCGTCGCGGCGCTTCGCGAGCCGCTGCGCGCGATCCTGGATGTCGGCCTGCGCGGCCGCGAGCTGCGCCGCCTTGGCGCGGTGCCAGCTCCACCCCCGCCAGCGCGAGAGCAGGCTGGGCGCGGTCGCGGGCGCCGCCGCGACCGGCGGCCGCGGCTCCTTCTGCGCGGCGTCGTACACCTCGCGCAGGCGGCGGATGCGCACCTGCGGATCGCCGCCGGCGCGCTGGAGCTGATCGGTCGCGGAAGCGAGCTCGTTGTTCTCGAGCTCCAGCTCGGCCCGCGCGACCTCGAGCTGGTCCTCGAGCTCCACCGGCTCGCGCTCCGGCGCGGCCTTCACCCTCGCCTCGAGCGCCGCCACCCGCCCCTCGGCCGCGTCCACCGCCGCCTGCGCCCGGGCCCGCGCGTCGGCGAGCGCCTTCAGCTCCGGCGTCTGCTCGGGCACGCTCTCGGCGGCGTCGCGCATCGCCACCGCGAACGCGAGGTCGATGGCGTGGTCGGCGAGCCGCTCGGCCTGGCGCGAGAGCTCCTGCTCCTCGGGCGTGCTCGCGAACGCGGAGAGCTGCTTCGCGGTGAGGAGCGGCCGCATGTCCACGAGCCGCGTGCGGCGCGGCCGCTGGCCGCCCGGGCCCTGGCCCGGCGCGCCGGCGGGTGCGTTGCCGGCTCCGCCACCGCGGGCGCTCCCCTGCCCGGGCGCGCCGCCGCCGGCCGACGGCGCACCGGCCGCGCCTGCGTCGGGCGCGCCGCGATCGCGCGTGAGGAAGAGCCCGGCGCCGACCGCGCCGAGCAGGAGCACCAGCAGGATCACCGTCACCGTTCGCGAGACGTTCACGGCGCGGCAGCACAGCACGAACTCGGGGCGGCGCCAAGGTGGGCCGGCGTGGGCCTCGTCCGCGCGACGAGTCGGCGCGGCGCCGGGCCGCCGGGCGAGGGCCGCAGCGCCCCCTCACCGCCCCCGCGGCTCGAGCTTCAGCTCCACCCAGCCCCGCACCGAGCTCACCTGCCAGATCCGCTCGGCGCGCGAGAGGTCACCCAGCGTGAGCGCCGCCTCCTCCAGCTCGCCGGCCTCGAGGAGGTGCGCGCGGAACGTGCCGGGCAGGAGCCCGGCGGACGCAGGCGGGGTGAGCCTGCGGCCGCCGCGCTCCAGCACCAGGTTGCCGGTGCTGGTCTCGGTGAGCTCGCCGCGCTCGTTCCAGAGGATCACCTCGTCGGACTCCGGGTGGCAGGCGCGGGCGCGCTCGAACGGCTCGCGCCGCGAGGTCTTGAACCGGAGGAAGGCGTCGGCGGAGTCCACCGGGTCGGGGGCGAGCGCGGCGCCGAGCGGCCGCGAGGACGGGAGGGGCAGCGCCTCCACCGCGAGGCGCCCATCGGCCGCGAGCTCGAGGCGGACCTTGCGCGAGCCCTCGAGCCCGGCCACCGCGCCCTCGAGCGCCGCCCGGACCGCGGCCGGATCGAAGGGATGGCCGAACCGCGCCGCGGCGCCGGCGAGCCGCGCGAGGTGCCGGTCGAGCAGGAACCAGCCGCCCGCCGGCTCCCACCGCAGCGCCTCCAGCAGCAGGAGCCCGCTCACCTCGCCACCTCGTGCCAGCTCGCGACGGCGCGGATGAGGTTGCGCGCCTTCAGCTCCGCCTCGCCGTGCTCCGCCTCGGGCACGGAGTCGGCCACGATGCCGCCGCCGGCGTGCAGGTGCACGTGGCCGCCCGCGACGACGATCGTGCGGATGGCGACGTTCAGGTCCGCGGTGCCCTGGAAGCCGAGGTAGCCGATGCTGCCGGTGTACACGCCCCGCGCGACCGGCTCCAGCTCGTCCACGATCTCCATGGCGCGGATCTTGGGCGCGCCGGTGATCGAGGCGGCGGGGAACGCGGCGCGCAGGAGGTCGCAGACGCCGCGTCCGGGCGCGAGCCGGCCGCGCACGGTCGCGACGAGGTGGTGGACCGAGGGGTGGCGCTCGACCTCGGGGAACGCGTCCACCCGCACCGAGCCGGGCGCGCACACGCGCCCGAGGTCGTTCCGCGCCACGTCCACGATCATGGCCAGCTCGGCGCGGTCCTTCGCGCTCGCGAGCAGCGCCGCCCGCAGGCGCGCGTCCTCCTCCGGCGTCGCCCCGCGTGGCGCGGTCCCCTTGATCGGCCGCGTCTCCACCTCGGCGCCGTCCACCCGCAGGAAGCGCTCCGGGGAGGCGCACGACACCTGCACGGCGTCGAAGCCGAGCCAGGCCGCGAAGGGCGCCGGGTTGAGCCGCATGAGGCGGCGGTGGAGCGCCCAGGGATCGCGCCCGCGCGCCGGCGCGAACCACCGCCCGGTGAAGTTCACCTGGTACGCGTCGCCGGCGGCGACGTGGTCCTGGATGCGCCGCACCGCCGCGAGGTACGCGTCGCGCGTCAGGTCGCGCGAGAGCGGCTCGTCCGGCGCCGCGTCGTCCGGCGCCGCGTCGTCGGGCGCGGTGCCCCGCCGCGCAGCCTCGAGCACCGCGCGCCGGACCTCGCCGAGGGGCGCGCGGCCCGGGAGGTCGGGCGAGGCGAGGCAGGCGAGGTACGCCCGGCCCGCGCCGCGATCGAGCACGAGCACGCGATCGTAGAGGCCGAGCACGGCGTCCGGGGCGCCGCTCGCGTCGCGCGCGGCGCGTGGCAGGCGCTCCAGCTCACCCGCGAGCCCGTACCCGAGGTAACCGGCGGCCCCGCCCACGAACGGCGCGGGAAGCCCGCCCGCGTCCACCTCGAGGCGGTGCGCCGCGAGGAGCCGTTCGACGACGTCGAGCACCTTGCCGCGGAGGGTGGCCCGCTCGCCGGTCCAGCGTCGCAGCTCGACCTGGCCGTCGCGCGCCACCAGCGTCGCGAACGGATCGAAGCAGGCGAACGAGAACCGCCCCAGGCGGCCGTCCACCGCGCGGCTGTCGAGGAGCACGAGCCCGGGCCTGCGCCGGAGCGCGTCCACGCACCGCTCGAAGCCCTCGACGCCGAGCTCGAGCGCCTCGACCGCCGCCTGGAAGGTCACCGCGCGCGGGGCGAGCATCGCGGCGTTCTACGCCGTCCCGAGGCCGGCCCACCAGCCGAGCCCGCACCTGGGACGCGGCCCA encodes:
- a CDS encoding tetratricopeptide repeat protein, which gives rise to MTAKETTNRILGELRRAYQLAEEQRAPEALEIYRGLIAEARQAGLDSAHLHWACAVAADYTGELEMAFEQITTAIAKDPLAPPFRHSFDLISRHLRAALADPERDADDPSTPRLYALLQRSDEADVGAHLAMARFHLAKGHAAEARAMLDAVTLLHPAAREAWELLGRVAREAGDAATAERARLEASALGDGELPFAIPGPASA
- a CDS encoding B12-binding domain-containing radical SAM protein, whose translation is MAGCDVVLVGYEDEENLGLRYLAAYLAQAGVTVDLAPYRAGVRRELLAYLRARRPRLVGFSLIFQGMLPDFADLVAYLRANGVAAHFTMGGHFPSLAWERTLALVPGLDTVVRHEGELTLLELVRALDQPARWRAIPGLAFRDHGVPAATPARPLVPTLDALPFPVRRRETLAARGVGIASLVASRGCYYDCSFCSVQTFYGEPPGPRRRTRSPGNVADEMQALHDGKGVRVFIFKDDDLATRGPRARGWIEAFARELEVRRLGRRIAWRISCRVDDLDADLLRRLRGVGLTWVYLGIESGSEQGLRTCNKRFTVDAVRRGVALLRRLRLAFDYGFMLLDPDSTFASVRESVGFLEDLGRRGDASVHFTKMFPYVGTAIAARLAAEGRLAGTDAAPDYAFRDPRLDLLQGFLSEAFHERNFGPTGLVSASRMAAFDLELATRFGGGASDGTRAYRASIRALTAEGNAIAISAVRRALDVLEARSVDGCVAAWPALLELARRAREADLDLAGRLREVMADNGHDAPRPRALLSAKRPARRRPAARRVRPPEGRASARARRGTGAGARRGAGWRG
- a CDS encoding aminotransferase class IV family protein, producing the protein MSGLLLLEALRWEPAGGWFLLDRHLARLAGAAARFGHPFDPAAVRAALEGAVAGLEGSRKVRLELAADGRLAVEALPLPSSRPLGAALAPDPVDSADAFLRFKTSRREPFERARACHPESDEVILWNERGELTETSTGNLVLERGGRRLTPPASAGLLPGTFRAHLLEAGELEEAALTLGDLSRAERIWQVSSVRGWVELKLEPRGR
- the pabB gene encoding aminodeoxychorismate synthase component I; its protein translation is MLAPRAVTFQAAVEALELGVEGFERCVDALRRRPGLVLLDSRAVDGRLGRFSFACFDPFATLVARDGQVELRRWTGERATLRGKVLDVVERLLAAHRLEVDAGGLPAPFVGGAAGYLGYGLAGELERLPRAARDASGAPDAVLGLYDRVLVLDRGAGRAYLACLASPDLPGRAPLGEVRRAVLEAARRGTAPDDAAPDDAAPDEPLSRDLTRDAYLAAVRRIQDHVAAGDAYQVNFTGRWFAPARGRDPWALHRRLMRLNPAPFAAWLGFDAVQVSCASPERFLRVDGAEVETRPIKGTAPRGATPEEDARLRAALLASAKDRAELAMIVDVARNDLGRVCAPGSVRVDAFPEVERHPSVHHLVATVRGRLAPGRGVCDLLRAAFPAASITGAPKIRAMEIVDELEPVARGVYTGSIGYLGFQGTADLNVAIRTIVVAGGHVHLHAGGGIVADSVPEAEHGEAELKARNLIRAVASWHEVAR